From the genome of Lotus japonicus ecotype B-129 chromosome 6, LjGifu_v1.2, one region includes:
- the LOC130726933 gene encoding RING-H2 finger protein ATL63-like isoform X2 — translation MQSQFDSPNNNNNNTMNTLSQMFQNIFSDNSNIMLAAIISLLLVILFVLLLHLYAKWFLAQAHVQAQARRRRRRRTTVTVSDVLGPARFHHFHSFNIEDSPLSSCHTKGLDSAIVAAIPLFVYEKQSKVEQELECVICLSAFEDGEMGRCLQKCGHGFHVECIDMWLGSHSNCPICRAPIVGGVVENDSSSGDDASSGFVEIVIGGGSSSEIRESEPGNENSGVSQSVSDSRTETSSSLFGCSLKTMLSKVFPSSNVNELQNRDFRSGYGR, via the exons ATGCAATCCCAATTTGACTCAcccaataacaacaacaataacactaTGAACACACTGAGTCAAATGTTTCAGAACATTTTCTCAGACAACAGTAACATCATGCTTGCTGCTATCATTTCCCTGCTCCTAGTTATCCTCTTTGTTCTGCTTCTTCATCTCTATGCAAAATGGTTCTTAGCTCAGGCACATGTTCAGGCACAAGCACGCCGCCGCCGTCGCCGGAGAACCACCGTGACTGTCTCCGACGTGCTTGGCCCTGCACGGTTCCACCACTTTCACAGCTTCAACATTGAGGACTCACCCTTGTCTAGCTGCCACACCAAAGGGCTTGACTCTGCTATTGTTGCTGCGATTCCCCTGTTCGTGTATGAAAAACAGAGCAAGGTGGAACAGGAACTAGAATGTGTGATTTGTTTGAGTGCTTTTGAGGATGGTGAAATGGGAAGGTGTTTGCAGAAATGTGGACATGGGTTTCATGTGGAGTGCATTGACATGTGGTTGGGTTCTCATTCCAACTGCCCCATTTGCAGAGCTCCCATTGTGGGTGGGGTTGTTGAGAATGATTCTTCTTCAGGGGATGATGCTTCTTCTGGTTTTGTTGAGATTGTGATTGGTGGTGGTTCAAGTTCTGAGATTAGAGAAAGTGAACCTGGGAATGAGAATTCAGGGGTGAGTCAGAGTGTGAGTGATTCTAGAACAGAAACTTCATCGTCCTTGTTTGGGTGTTCTTTGAAGACAATGCTGAGCAAAGTTTTCCCATCTTCCAATGTAAATGAATTGCAAAATAGAGAT TTTAGGTCTGGCTATGGGAGGTAG
- the LOC130726933 gene encoding RING-H2 finger protein ATL63-like isoform X1 produces the protein MQSQFDSPNNNNNNTMNTLSQMFQNIFSDNSNIMLAAIISLLLVILFVLLLHLYAKWFLAQAHVQAQARRRRRRRTTVTVSDVLGPARFHHFHSFNIEDSPLSSCHTKGLDSAIVAAIPLFVYEKQSKVEQELECVICLSAFEDGEMGRCLQKCGHGFHVECIDMWLGSHSNCPICRAPIVGGVVENDSSSGDDASSGFVEIVIGGGSSSEIRESEPGNENSGVSQSVSDSRTETSSSLFGCSLKTMLSKVFPSSNVNELQNRDVWLWEVASVKTSSCLKTRGK, from the exons ATGCAATCCCAATTTGACTCAcccaataacaacaacaataacactaTGAACACACTGAGTCAAATGTTTCAGAACATTTTCTCAGACAACAGTAACATCATGCTTGCTGCTATCATTTCCCTGCTCCTAGTTATCCTCTTTGTTCTGCTTCTTCATCTCTATGCAAAATGGTTCTTAGCTCAGGCACATGTTCAGGCACAAGCACGCCGCCGCCGTCGCCGGAGAACCACCGTGACTGTCTCCGACGTGCTTGGCCCTGCACGGTTCCACCACTTTCACAGCTTCAACATTGAGGACTCACCCTTGTCTAGCTGCCACACCAAAGGGCTTGACTCTGCTATTGTTGCTGCGATTCCCCTGTTCGTGTATGAAAAACAGAGCAAGGTGGAACAGGAACTAGAATGTGTGATTTGTTTGAGTGCTTTTGAGGATGGTGAAATGGGAAGGTGTTTGCAGAAATGTGGACATGGGTTTCATGTGGAGTGCATTGACATGTGGTTGGGTTCTCATTCCAACTGCCCCATTTGCAGAGCTCCCATTGTGGGTGGGGTTGTTGAGAATGATTCTTCTTCAGGGGATGATGCTTCTTCTGGTTTTGTTGAGATTGTGATTGGTGGTGGTTCAAGTTCTGAGATTAGAGAAAGTGAACCTGGGAATGAGAATTCAGGGGTGAGTCAGAGTGTGAGTGATTCTAGAACAGAAACTTCATCGTCCTTGTTTGGGTGTTCTTTGAAGACAATGCTGAGCAAAGTTTTCCCATCTTCCAATGTAAATGAATTGCAAAATAGAGAT GTCTGGCTATGGGAGGTAGCAAGTGT